A window of the Hevea brasiliensis isolate MT/VB/25A 57/8 chromosome 6, ASM3005281v1, whole genome shotgun sequence genome harbors these coding sequences:
- the LOC110660235 gene encoding putative receptor-like protein kinase At3g47110 isoform X2, giving the protein MKIFEIFLVYLQLVIFLSSNLQFMHVHSLANETDQLALLKFKARISSDPYQIFNSWNHSLPFCQWYGITCSRRHQRVTSMVLKGQNLTGSISPYIGNLSFLRVLNLRNNIFNGQIPQEVGNLFRLQAFNLQNNAIQELGSLEMLEVLLMCINNVNGKFPASLGNLSSLAILSAAWMELEGNIPHEFGQLTGLEFFAVMGNKLSGIFPSSFFNISSLNEFSIAENKFRGSLPNNIGITLPNLQRIGIGDNLFSGSIPNSFCNASQLELLDLSINNFEGQVPNCLGNLQSLFRLTVSDNNLGYNSTNDLDFLTSLKNCSNLQELGFDINKFGGVLPNSIANLSVQLEKLYFGNNQIRGTIPEALENLINLILLAMEGNLFTGVIPSWVGKLRKLQNLFLYGNRLSGQIPSFIGNLTQLSLLSISRNNLEGNIPESIRNCQSLQKLDISGNNLNGSIPKEVFHLRSLSLYLDLSYNSLTGVLPVDVGKLTNINELDVSGNMLSGEIPGTIGSCSSLEYLFMQENSFQGIIPSSLSSLKGLQGLDLSRNNLTGEIPKDLQSLHYLSYLNLSFNDLMGEIPINGVFRNASAISLIGNNKLCGGVPKLHQPKCPTKAMKKGKSIAIKLAIIIPCVIFCVLLMLASMLAYRRKVSKKSSSDALKELDRLVKVSYKDLYDATSGFSADNLIGSGNFGSVYKGFLNQMERPVAIKVLKLGTKGASKSFVAECKVLRTVRHRNLVKLFTYCSSIDYKQNDFKALVYEFMGNGSLEKWLHHDIHNNNQSRHLNFFQRLTIAIDVASALHYVHDLCEIPIIHCDLKPSNVLLDDEMVAHLSDFGLAKLFLNTNDASQTQTSSIGIRGTIGYAPPEYAMGGTVSKEGDVYSYGILVLEMFSGKRPTDKIFGDLLNLHNFVKDALPKRLSQITCPTLLSRGMEETPTRNAETEEQIEIYAETEPRNNGNLSQTSISKEKDCLLSVFKVGVACSAESPKDRMSMRDVVKELHLIRSIFLGVRIYE; this is encoded by the exons ATGAAGATTTTTGAGATTTTTCTCGTTTATCTTCAACTTGTGATTTTCCTTTCTTcaaacctccaattcatgcatgtCCATTCTTTAGCAAATGAGACTGATCAACTGGCTTTGCTCAAATTCAAAGCAAGGATATCCAGTGATCCATATCAAATCTTCAACTCATGGAATCATTCTCTCCCTTTTTGCCAATGGTATGGAATTACTTGTAGTCGCCGTCACCAGAGAGTCACTTCAATGGTGTTAAAAGGCCAGAATTTGACTGGATCCATATCTCCATATATTGGCAATTTGAGTTTTTTAAGAGTCCTAAACCTCCGAAACAACATTTTCAATGGTCAAATTCCACAGGAAGTTGGTAATTTGTTTCGATTGCAAGCATTCAATCTCCAAAACAACGCAATACAAG AGCTTGGTTCTTTGGAAATGCTTGAAGTGCTTCTGATGTGCATAAACAATGTAAATGGAAAATTTCCAGCTTCCCTTGGCAATCTTTCATCGCTTGCTATCCTTAGTGCAGCATGGATGGAGTTGGAGGGAAATATTCCACATGAATTTGGCCAATTAACAGGCTTAGAATTTTTTGCTGTTATGGGCAATAAACTATCTGGTATATTTCCTTCATCCTTTTTCAATATTTCGTCTCTTAATGAATTCTCAATTGCGGAAAACAAGTTTAGGGGTAGCCTACCAAACAACATAGGGATTACTCTCCCAAATCTCCAACGGATTGGTATTGGAGATAATTTGTTTTCTGGGTCAATTCCAAATTCCTTTTGCAATGCATCCCAACTGGAACTACTTGATCTTTCCATAAATAATTTTGAAGGACAAGTACCGAATTGTCTGGGAAATTTACAAAGTCTTTTTAGGCTAACCGTTTCCGATAATAATCTAGGGTATAATTCCACAAATGATTTGGATTTTTTAACATCTTTGAAAAATTGCAGCAATCTGCAAGAATTAGGttttgatataaataaatttgGAGGTGTTTTGCCCAACTCTATAGCCAATCTGTCAGTTCAACTTGAGAAGCTATATTTTGGAAATAATCAAATCAGAGGAACTATTCCTGAAGCATTAGAGAATCTCATCAACTTAATTTTATTGGCCATGGAGGGAAATCTTTTCACTGGAGTCATCCCTTCTTGGGTGGGAAAATTGAGAAAACTTCAAAATTTGTTTTTGTATGGAAATAGATTGTCAGGTCAGATCCCATCCTTTATAGGCAATCTCACTCAACTATCTCTGCTTTCCATTTCACGCAATAATTTGGAAGGAAATATTCCAGAAAGTATAAGGAATTGCCAGAGCTTGCAAAAATTGGATATTTCAGGAAACAACCTCAATGGATCTATACCAAAGGAGGTTTTCCATCTTCGTTCCTTGTCTCTGTACTTAGacttgtcatataattcactaacTGGTGTCCTGCCAGTAGACGTGGGAAAGCTAACAAATATAAATGAGCTGGATGTATCAGGAAACATGCTTTCCGGAGAAATTCCTGGAACCATTGGGTCTTGTTCAAGTTTGGAATATCTCTTTATGCAAGAAAATTCTTTCCAAGGAATCATTCCTTCATCTCTGTCTTCCTTGAAGGGACTCCAGGGATTAGATCTTTCGCGGAACAATCTCACTGGTGAAATTCCAAAAGACCTGCAAAGTTTACATTATCTATCATATTTAAATCTTTCTTTTAATGATCTTATGGGTGAGATTCCAATCAACGGAGTTTTCAGAAATGCAAGTGCAATTTCATTGATAGGTAATAATAAACTTTGTGGTGGTGTGCCAAAACTCCATCAACCAAAATGCCCGACGAAAGCAATGAAGAAGGGAAAGTCCATTGCTATTAAGTTAGCAATCATAATTCCTTGTGTGATTTTTTGTGTCCTATTGATGTTAGCCTCCATGCTTGCTTATCGAAGGAAAGTATCAAAAAAGAGTTCGTCTGATGCACTCAAAGAACTGGATCGCCTTGTAAAGGTGTCTTACAAGGATCTTTATGATGCAACTAGTGGATTCTCTGCTGACAACTTAATTGGATCCGGCAACTTTGGTTCTGTGTATAAAGGATTTCTCAATCAAATGGAAAGACCTGTGGCTATTAAGGTGCTCAAACTTGGAACAAAGGGTGCTTCAAAAAGCTTCGTCGCCGAGTGCAAAGTGTTAAGGACAGTGAGGCATCGGAATCTAGTTAAGCTGTTTACGTATTgctctagcattgattataagcaGAATGACTTCAAAGCTCTAGTATATGAATTCATGGGTAATGGAAGCTTGGAGAAGTGGTTGCATCACGATATCCACAACAATAATCAGTCAAGACATTTGAATTTTTTTCAAAGACTGACTATTGCAATTGATGTGGCATCTGCACTGCATTACGTCCATGACCTTTGCGAAATTCCAATTATTCATTGTGACTTGAAGCCCAGTAATGTTCTTCTTGATGATGAGATGGTTGCACATTTAAGTGATTTTGGTTTGGCTAAACTCTTCTTGAACACCAATGATGCATCTCAAACTCAAACCAGCTCAATTGGAATAAGAGGAACCATTGGCTATGCGCCTCCTG AGTATGCAATGGGTGGAACTGTATCAAAAGAGGGAGATGTATATAGTTATGGGATCCTTGTATTGGAGATGTTCTCAGGAAAAAGGCCAACAGATAAAATATTTGGAGACCTTTTAAATCTACACAACTTTGTGAAGGATGCACTGCCAAAAAGACTTTCGCAGATCACATGCCCAACCCTTCTCTCAAGAGGAATGGAAGAAACACCAACAAGAAATGCTGAAACCGAAGAGCAAATCGAAATATATGCAGAAACAGAGCCCAGGAATAATGGGAACCTAAGCCAAACAAGTATCAGTAAAGAGAAAGATTGCTTGCTTTCAGTATTCAAAGTTGGAGTAGCCTGTTCAGCAGAATCACCCAAAGATAGAATGAGCATGAGAGATGTTGTTAAAGAACTGCATTTGATTAGAAGTATTTTTCTTGGAGTTCGGATCTATGAATAA
- the LOC110660235 gene encoding putative receptor-like protein kinase At3g47110 isoform X4, whose translation MKIFEIFLVYLQLVIFLSSNLQFMHVHSLANETDQLALLKFKARISSDPYQIFNSWNHSLPFCQWYGITCSRRHQRVTSMVLKGQNLTGSISPYIGNLSFLRVLNLRNNIFNGQIPQEVGNLFRLQAFNLQNNAIQGEIPVNLTRCSHLWLINLQNNYLTGKIPAELGSLEMLEVLLMCINNVNGKFPASLGNLSSLAILSAAWMELEGNIPHEFGQLTGLEFFAVMGNKLSGNMLSGEIPGTIGSCSSLEYLFMQENSFQGIIPSSLSSLKGLQGLDLSRNNLTGEIPKDLQSLHYLSYLNLSFNDLMGEIPINGVFRNASAISLIGNNKLCGGVPKLHQPKCPTKAMKKGKSIAIKLAIIIPCVIFCVLLMLASMLAYRRKVSKKSSSDALKELDRLVKVSYKDLYDATSGFSADNLIGSGNFGSVYKGFLNQMERPVAIKVLKLGTKGASKSFVAECKVLRTVRHRNLVKLFTYCSSIDYKQNDFKALVYEFMGNGSLEKWLHHDIHNNNQSRHLNFFQRLTIAIDVASALHYVHDLCEIPIIHCDLKPSNVLLDDEMVAHLSDFGLAKLFLNTNDASQTQTSSIGIRGTIGYAPPEYAMGGTVSKEGDVYSYGILVLEMFSGKRPTDKIFGDLLNLHNFVKDALPKRLSQITCPTLLSRGMEETPTRNAETEEQIEIYAETEPRNNGNLSQTSISKEKDCLLSVFKVGVACSAESPKDRMSMRDVVKELHLIRSIFLGVRIYE comes from the exons ATGAAGATTTTTGAGATTTTTCTCGTTTATCTTCAACTTGTGATTTTCCTTTCTTcaaacctccaattcatgcatgtCCATTCTTTAGCAAATGAGACTGATCAACTGGCTTTGCTCAAATTCAAAGCAAGGATATCCAGTGATCCATATCAAATCTTCAACTCATGGAATCATTCTCTCCCTTTTTGCCAATGGTATGGAATTACTTGTAGTCGCCGTCACCAGAGAGTCACTTCAATGGTGTTAAAAGGCCAGAATTTGACTGGATCCATATCTCCATATATTGGCAATTTGAGTTTTTTAAGAGTCCTAAACCTCCGAAACAACATTTTCAATGGTCAAATTCCACAGGAAGTTGGTAATTTGTTTCGATTGCAAGCATTCAATCTCCAAAACAACGCAATACAAGGTGAAATTCCAGTCAATTTGACTCGTTGTTCCCATCTCTGGCTCATCAACCTGCAAAACAATTATCTAACTGGAAAAATCCCTGCAGAGCTTGGTTCTTTGGAAATGCTTGAAGTGCTTCTGATGTGCATAAACAATGTAAATGGAAAATTTCCAGCTTCCCTTGGCAATCTTTCATCGCTTGCTATCCTTAGTGCAGCATGGATGGAGTTGGAGGGAAATATTCCACATGAATTTGGCCAATTAACAGGCTTAGAATTTTTTGCTGTTATGGGCAATAAACTATCTG GAAACATGCTTTCCGGAGAAATTCCTGGAACCATTGGGTCTTGTTCAAGTTTGGAATATCTCTTTATGCAAGAAAATTCTTTCCAAGGAATCATTCCTTCATCTCTGTCTTCCTTGAAGGGACTCCAGGGATTAGATCTTTCGCGGAACAATCTCACTGGTGAAATTCCAAAAGACCTGCAAAGTTTACATTATCTATCATATTTAAATCTTTCTTTTAATGATCTTATGGGTGAGATTCCAATCAACGGAGTTTTCAGAAATGCAAGTGCAATTTCATTGATAGGTAATAATAAACTTTGTGGTGGTGTGCCAAAACTCCATCAACCAAAATGCCCGACGAAAGCAATGAAGAAGGGAAAGTCCATTGCTATTAAGTTAGCAATCATAATTCCTTGTGTGATTTTTTGTGTCCTATTGATGTTAGCCTCCATGCTTGCTTATCGAAGGAAAGTATCAAAAAAGAGTTCGTCTGATGCACTCAAAGAACTGGATCGCCTTGTAAAGGTGTCTTACAAGGATCTTTATGATGCAACTAGTGGATTCTCTGCTGACAACTTAATTGGATCCGGCAACTTTGGTTCTGTGTATAAAGGATTTCTCAATCAAATGGAAAGACCTGTGGCTATTAAGGTGCTCAAACTTGGAACAAAGGGTGCTTCAAAAAGCTTCGTCGCCGAGTGCAAAGTGTTAAGGACAGTGAGGCATCGGAATCTAGTTAAGCTGTTTACGTATTgctctagcattgattataagcaGAATGACTTCAAAGCTCTAGTATATGAATTCATGGGTAATGGAAGCTTGGAGAAGTGGTTGCATCACGATATCCACAACAATAATCAGTCAAGACATTTGAATTTTTTTCAAAGACTGACTATTGCAATTGATGTGGCATCTGCACTGCATTACGTCCATGACCTTTGCGAAATTCCAATTATTCATTGTGACTTGAAGCCCAGTAATGTTCTTCTTGATGATGAGATGGTTGCACATTTAAGTGATTTTGGTTTGGCTAAACTCTTCTTGAACACCAATGATGCATCTCAAACTCAAACCAGCTCAATTGGAATAAGAGGAACCATTGGCTATGCGCCTCCTG AGTATGCAATGGGTGGAACTGTATCAAAAGAGGGAGATGTATATAGTTATGGGATCCTTGTATTGGAGATGTTCTCAGGAAAAAGGCCAACAGATAAAATATTTGGAGACCTTTTAAATCTACACAACTTTGTGAAGGATGCACTGCCAAAAAGACTTTCGCAGATCACATGCCCAACCCTTCTCTCAAGAGGAATGGAAGAAACACCAACAAGAAATGCTGAAACCGAAGAGCAAATCGAAATATATGCAGAAACAGAGCCCAGGAATAATGGGAACCTAAGCCAAACAAGTATCAGTAAAGAGAAAGATTGCTTGCTTTCAGTATTCAAAGTTGGAGTAGCCTGTTCAGCAGAATCACCCAAAGATAGAATGAGCATGAGAGATGTTGTTAAAGAACTGCATTTGATTAGAAGTATTTTTCTTGGAGTTCGGATCTATGAATAA
- the LOC110660235 gene encoding putative receptor-like protein kinase At3g47110 isoform X5, giving the protein MKIFEIFLVYLQLVIFLSSNLQFMHVHSLANETDQLALLKFKARISSDPYQIFNSWNHSLPFCQWYGITCSRRHQRVTSMVLKGQNLTGSISPYIGNLSFLRVLNLRNNIFNGQIPQEVGNLFRLQAFNLQNNAIQGEIPVNLTRCSHLWLINLQNNYLTGKIPAELGSLEMLEVLLMCINNVNGKFPASLGNLSSLAILSAAWMELEGNIPHEFGQLTGLEFFAVMGNKLSGNNKLCGGVPKLHQPKCPTKAMKKGKSIAIKLAIIIPCVIFCVLLMLASMLAYRRKVSKKSSSDALKELDRLVKVSYKDLYDATSGFSADNLIGSGNFGSVYKGFLNQMERPVAIKVLKLGTKGASKSFVAECKVLRTVRHRNLVKLFTYCSSIDYKQNDFKALVYEFMGNGSLEKWLHHDIHNNNQSRHLNFFQRLTIAIDVASALHYVHDLCEIPIIHCDLKPSNVLLDDEMVAHLSDFGLAKLFLNTNDASQTQTSSIGIRGTIGYAPPEYAMGGTVSKEGDVYSYGILVLEMFSGKRPTDKIFGDLLNLHNFVKDALPKRLSQITCPTLLSRGMEETPTRNAETEEQIEIYAETEPRNNGNLSQTSISKEKDCLLSVFKVGVACSAESPKDRMSMRDVVKELHLIRSIFLGVRIYE; this is encoded by the exons ATGAAGATTTTTGAGATTTTTCTCGTTTATCTTCAACTTGTGATTTTCCTTTCTTcaaacctccaattcatgcatgtCCATTCTTTAGCAAATGAGACTGATCAACTGGCTTTGCTCAAATTCAAAGCAAGGATATCCAGTGATCCATATCAAATCTTCAACTCATGGAATCATTCTCTCCCTTTTTGCCAATGGTATGGAATTACTTGTAGTCGCCGTCACCAGAGAGTCACTTCAATGGTGTTAAAAGGCCAGAATTTGACTGGATCCATATCTCCATATATTGGCAATTTGAGTTTTTTAAGAGTCCTAAACCTCCGAAACAACATTTTCAATGGTCAAATTCCACAGGAAGTTGGTAATTTGTTTCGATTGCAAGCATTCAATCTCCAAAACAACGCAATACAAGGTGAAATTCCAGTCAATTTGACTCGTTGTTCCCATCTCTGGCTCATCAACCTGCAAAACAATTATCTAACTGGAAAAATCCCTGCAGAGCTTGGTTCTTTGGAAATGCTTGAAGTGCTTCTGATGTGCATAAACAATGTAAATGGAAAATTTCCAGCTTCCCTTGGCAATCTTTCATCGCTTGCTATCCTTAGTGCAGCATGGATGGAGTTGGAGGGAAATATTCCACATGAATTTGGCCAATTAACAGGCTTAGAATTTTTTGCTGTTATGGGCAATAAACTATCTG GTAATAATAAACTTTGTGGTGGTGTGCCAAAACTCCATCAACCAAAATGCCCGACGAAAGCAATGAAGAAGGGAAAGTCCATTGCTATTAAGTTAGCAATCATAATTCCTTGTGTGATTTTTTGTGTCCTATTGATGTTAGCCTCCATGCTTGCTTATCGAAGGAAAGTATCAAAAAAGAGTTCGTCTGATGCACTCAAAGAACTGGATCGCCTTGTAAAGGTGTCTTACAAGGATCTTTATGATGCAACTAGTGGATTCTCTGCTGACAACTTAATTGGATCCGGCAACTTTGGTTCTGTGTATAAAGGATTTCTCAATCAAATGGAAAGACCTGTGGCTATTAAGGTGCTCAAACTTGGAACAAAGGGTGCTTCAAAAAGCTTCGTCGCCGAGTGCAAAGTGTTAAGGACAGTGAGGCATCGGAATCTAGTTAAGCTGTTTACGTATTgctctagcattgattataagcaGAATGACTTCAAAGCTCTAGTATATGAATTCATGGGTAATGGAAGCTTGGAGAAGTGGTTGCATCACGATATCCACAACAATAATCAGTCAAGACATTTGAATTTTTTTCAAAGACTGACTATTGCAATTGATGTGGCATCTGCACTGCATTACGTCCATGACCTTTGCGAAATTCCAATTATTCATTGTGACTTGAAGCCCAGTAATGTTCTTCTTGATGATGAGATGGTTGCACATTTAAGTGATTTTGGTTTGGCTAAACTCTTCTTGAACACCAATGATGCATCTCAAACTCAAACCAGCTCAATTGGAATAAGAGGAACCATTGGCTATGCGCCTCCTG AGTATGCAATGGGTGGAACTGTATCAAAAGAGGGAGATGTATATAGTTATGGGATCCTTGTATTGGAGATGTTCTCAGGAAAAAGGCCAACAGATAAAATATTTGGAGACCTTTTAAATCTACACAACTTTGTGAAGGATGCACTGCCAAAAAGACTTTCGCAGATCACATGCCCAACCCTTCTCTCAAGAGGAATGGAAGAAACACCAACAAGAAATGCTGAAACCGAAGAGCAAATCGAAATATATGCAGAAACAGAGCCCAGGAATAATGGGAACCTAAGCCAAACAAGTATCAGTAAAGAGAAAGATTGCTTGCTTTCAGTATTCAAAGTTGGAGTAGCCTGTTCAGCAGAATCACCCAAAGATAGAATGAGCATGAGAGATGTTGTTAAAGAACTGCATTTGATTAGAAGTATTTTTCTTGGAGTTCGGATCTATGAATAA
- the LOC110660235 gene encoding putative receptor-like protein kinase At3g47110 isoform X1, whose product MKIFEIFLVYLQLVIFLSSNLQFMHVHSLANETDQLALLKFKARISSDPYQIFNSWNHSLPFCQWYGITCSRRHQRVTSMVLKGQNLTGSISPYIGNLSFLRVLNLRNNIFNGQIPQEVGNLFRLQAFNLQNNAIQGEIPVNLTRCSHLWLINLQNNYLTGKIPAELGSLEMLEVLLMCINNVNGKFPASLGNLSSLAILSAAWMELEGNIPHEFGQLTGLEFFAVMGNKLSGIFPSSFFNISSLNEFSIAENKFRGSLPNNIGITLPNLQRIGIGDNLFSGSIPNSFCNASQLELLDLSINNFEGQVPNCLGNLQSLFRLTVSDNNLGYNSTNDLDFLTSLKNCSNLQELGFDINKFGGVLPNSIANLSVQLEKLYFGNNQIRGTIPEALENLINLILLAMEGNLFTGVIPSWVGKLRKLQNLFLYGNRLSGQIPSFIGNLTQLSLLSISRNNLEGNIPESIRNCQSLQKLDISGNNLNGSIPKEVFHLRSLSLYLDLSYNSLTGVLPVDVGKLTNINELDVSGNMLSGEIPGTIGSCSSLEYLFMQENSFQGIIPSSLSSLKGLQGLDLSRNNLTGEIPKDLQSLHYLSYLNLSFNDLMGEIPINGVFRNASAISLIGNNKLCGGVPKLHQPKCPTKAMKKGKSIAIKLAIIIPCVIFCVLLMLASMLAYRRKVSKKSSSDALKELDRLVKVSYKDLYDATSGFSADNLIGSGNFGSVYKGFLNQMERPVAIKVLKLGTKGASKSFVAECKVLRTVRHRNLVKLFTYCSSIDYKQNDFKALVYEFMGNGSLEKWLHHDIHNNNQSRHLNFFQRLTIAIDVASALHYVHDLCEIPIIHCDLKPSNVLLDDEMVAHLSDFGLAKLFLNTNDASQTQTSSIGIRGTIGYAPPEYAMGGTVSKEGDVYSYGILVLEMFSGKRPTDKIFGDLLNLHNFVKDALPKRLSQITCPTLLSRGMEETPTRNAETEEQIEIYAETEPRNNGNLSQTSISKEKDCLLSVFKVGVACSAESPKDRMSMRDVVKELHLIRSIFLGVRIYE is encoded by the exons ATGAAGATTTTTGAGATTTTTCTCGTTTATCTTCAACTTGTGATTTTCCTTTCTTcaaacctccaattcatgcatgtCCATTCTTTAGCAAATGAGACTGATCAACTGGCTTTGCTCAAATTCAAAGCAAGGATATCCAGTGATCCATATCAAATCTTCAACTCATGGAATCATTCTCTCCCTTTTTGCCAATGGTATGGAATTACTTGTAGTCGCCGTCACCAGAGAGTCACTTCAATGGTGTTAAAAGGCCAGAATTTGACTGGATCCATATCTCCATATATTGGCAATTTGAGTTTTTTAAGAGTCCTAAACCTCCGAAACAACATTTTCAATGGTCAAATTCCACAGGAAGTTGGTAATTTGTTTCGATTGCAAGCATTCAATCTCCAAAACAACGCAATACAAGGTGAAATTCCAGTCAATTTGACTCGTTGTTCCCATCTCTGGCTCATCAACCTGCAAAACAATTATCTAACTGGAAAAATCCCTGCAGAGCTTGGTTCTTTGGAAATGCTTGAAGTGCTTCTGATGTGCATAAACAATGTAAATGGAAAATTTCCAGCTTCCCTTGGCAATCTTTCATCGCTTGCTATCCTTAGTGCAGCATGGATGGAGTTGGAGGGAAATATTCCACATGAATTTGGCCAATTAACAGGCTTAGAATTTTTTGCTGTTATGGGCAATAAACTATCTGGTATATTTCCTTCATCCTTTTTCAATATTTCGTCTCTTAATGAATTCTCAATTGCGGAAAACAAGTTTAGGGGTAGCCTACCAAACAACATAGGGATTACTCTCCCAAATCTCCAACGGATTGGTATTGGAGATAATTTGTTTTCTGGGTCAATTCCAAATTCCTTTTGCAATGCATCCCAACTGGAACTACTTGATCTTTCCATAAATAATTTTGAAGGACAAGTACCGAATTGTCTGGGAAATTTACAAAGTCTTTTTAGGCTAACCGTTTCCGATAATAATCTAGGGTATAATTCCACAAATGATTTGGATTTTTTAACATCTTTGAAAAATTGCAGCAATCTGCAAGAATTAGGttttgatataaataaatttgGAGGTGTTTTGCCCAACTCTATAGCCAATCTGTCAGTTCAACTTGAGAAGCTATATTTTGGAAATAATCAAATCAGAGGAACTATTCCTGAAGCATTAGAGAATCTCATCAACTTAATTTTATTGGCCATGGAGGGAAATCTTTTCACTGGAGTCATCCCTTCTTGGGTGGGAAAATTGAGAAAACTTCAAAATTTGTTTTTGTATGGAAATAGATTGTCAGGTCAGATCCCATCCTTTATAGGCAATCTCACTCAACTATCTCTGCTTTCCATTTCACGCAATAATTTGGAAGGAAATATTCCAGAAAGTATAAGGAATTGCCAGAGCTTGCAAAAATTGGATATTTCAGGAAACAACCTCAATGGATCTATACCAAAGGAGGTTTTCCATCTTCGTTCCTTGTCTCTGTACTTAGacttgtcatataattcactaacTGGTGTCCTGCCAGTAGACGTGGGAAAGCTAACAAATATAAATGAGCTGGATGTATCAGGAAACATGCTTTCCGGAGAAATTCCTGGAACCATTGGGTCTTGTTCAAGTTTGGAATATCTCTTTATGCAAGAAAATTCTTTCCAAGGAATCATTCCTTCATCTCTGTCTTCCTTGAAGGGACTCCAGGGATTAGATCTTTCGCGGAACAATCTCACTGGTGAAATTCCAAAAGACCTGCAAAGTTTACATTATCTATCATATTTAAATCTTTCTTTTAATGATCTTATGGGTGAGATTCCAATCAACGGAGTTTTCAGAAATGCAAGTGCAATTTCATTGATAGGTAATAATAAACTTTGTGGTGGTGTGCCAAAACTCCATCAACCAAAATGCCCGACGAAAGCAATGAAGAAGGGAAAGTCCATTGCTATTAAGTTAGCAATCATAATTCCTTGTGTGATTTTTTGTGTCCTATTGATGTTAGCCTCCATGCTTGCTTATCGAAGGAAAGTATCAAAAAAGAGTTCGTCTGATGCACTCAAAGAACTGGATCGCCTTGTAAAGGTGTCTTACAAGGATCTTTATGATGCAACTAGTGGATTCTCTGCTGACAACTTAATTGGATCCGGCAACTTTGGTTCTGTGTATAAAGGATTTCTCAATCAAATGGAAAGACCTGTGGCTATTAAGGTGCTCAAACTTGGAACAAAGGGTGCTTCAAAAAGCTTCGTCGCCGAGTGCAAAGTGTTAAGGACAGTGAGGCATCGGAATCTAGTTAAGCTGTTTACGTATTgctctagcattgattataagcaGAATGACTTCAAAGCTCTAGTATATGAATTCATGGGTAATGGAAGCTTGGAGAAGTGGTTGCATCACGATATCCACAACAATAATCAGTCAAGACATTTGAATTTTTTTCAAAGACTGACTATTGCAATTGATGTGGCATCTGCACTGCATTACGTCCATGACCTTTGCGAAATTCCAATTATTCATTGTGACTTGAAGCCCAGTAATGTTCTTCTTGATGATGAGATGGTTGCACATTTAAGTGATTTTGGTTTGGCTAAACTCTTCTTGAACACCAATGATGCATCTCAAACTCAAACCAGCTCAATTGGAATAAGAGGAACCATTGGCTATGCGCCTCCTG AGTATGCAATGGGTGGAACTGTATCAAAAGAGGGAGATGTATATAGTTATGGGATCCTTGTATTGGAGATGTTCTCAGGAAAAAGGCCAACAGATAAAATATTTGGAGACCTTTTAAATCTACACAACTTTGTGAAGGATGCACTGCCAAAAAGACTTTCGCAGATCACATGCCCAACCCTTCTCTCAAGAGGAATGGAAGAAACACCAACAAGAAATGCTGAAACCGAAGAGCAAATCGAAATATATGCAGAAACAGAGCCCAGGAATAATGGGAACCTAAGCCAAACAAGTATCAGTAAAGAGAAAGATTGCTTGCTTTCAGTATTCAAAGTTGGAGTAGCCTGTTCAGCAGAATCACCCAAAGATAGAATGAGCATGAGAGATGTTGTTAAAGAACTGCATTTGATTAGAAGTATTTTTCTTGGAGTTCGGATCTATGAATAA